In Deltaproteobacteria bacterium, the DNA window GACAATGTGCGCATTGATGTGGAACTCATCCAGCCCATCGCCATGGAGGAAGGCCTCAGGTTTGCGATTCGGGAAGGGGGCCGCACCGTCGGCGCCGGCGTCGTCAGCAAGATCATCGCGTAAGGAGTAAAGTATGCGTGATATTATTACATTATCTTGCACTGAATGTAAGAGAAAGAATTATACAACGACAAAAAATAAAAGGACTACTCCTGAAAAGCTTCAGCTAAAAAAATATTGCCCATTCGACCGCAAACACACGCTTCACAAGGAGACCAAATAAAGCTTACCTCTAAAAATGGTCCTTTCGCCAGATGGCTGTGTTAACCGTTGGTCAAAAATGCGCACATACCGCTGCGTATGCTCAGCTTTTTGACCTCCTCGCGCCTTGTCATCGAATGAAGTTCCTTTTTTAGATGTCTCCTAAATACCGAATGCGCGCAGGCCAGTAGCTCTAACGGTAGAGCGCCGGACTCCAAATCCGAGGGTTGGGGGTTCGAATCCCTCCTGGCCTGCCAATTGTTTTCGTGCTGTTTCTGTGGTAAAAGGTGCTTTTCCCCGAATGCCATCTGTAGCATTTTAAGACTATGGAAGAAAAAAAGAAGACTGCAAAACATACCTCGGGCGAAATTTCGGCCCAGGATGCCCGCAAAGGCATTACGGGATATGTGGAAGATCTCAAGGTTTTTTTGAGCGAAACGAGGCTGGAGTTCGGAAAGATTCATTGGCCTACCCGTAAGGAAGCCACTTCCCTTTCCGCTGCTGTTCTCATGTTGACGTTATTTTTTACAGCATATTTAGGGGTAGTGGACGGGCTGCTTTCGCGACTCGTCGGCATTCTCCTTCGCTGAGACATTTCTCTGGAAACATCTTCAGACCAATGGCGCTCAAGTGGTACATAGTGCAGACTTATTCAGGTTTTGAAAATAGGGTCAAGCTTTCTCTTGAGGAGAGGGCGCGACAGTATGGGATGGAAGACCGCATTGTCTCTGTCGTAGTTCCTACTGAAAAGGTGGTAGAGTTCATCGGTGGAGAGAAAAAGACCTCATCCCGAAAGGTTTACCCTGGTTATATCCTTGTGCGTATGGAATTTGATAAGGATACATGGCATCTCGTACAGGATACCCCAAAGGTGACCGGTTTTGTTGGAGGCCACGAGAATCCAGTACCCTTGAGCGATGAAGAGGCAGAGCGCATCATCCATCAGATGGAGGAGCGGGCAACCAAGCCTGTCCCCAAATATACTTTTGAAAAAGGGGATCAAGTGGTCGTCGCTGATGGGCCCTTTGCCAATTTTCGCGGGATCGTGGACGAGGTTAAGGCAGACAAGGGAAAGGTCAAGGTCCTGGTCTCGATTTTTGGCCGTTATACCTCAGTTGAGTTGGAATTTGCCCACGTCCAAAAGGCGAGCTGAATATTGATATTCCTGAATCCGTGAGATATGCACTCAACCTTTCGATTTCACAGCATAAGCCTACGGCCGGGGTATTTGTGGAGTGAGGCGCCCATGGACGGGGCTCGAACGGCAAACCTGCCCCCATGGACGGGGGCTATTTGCCGCACGAAACAAATACCCCGGCCGTAGGCTCACGGATTCAGGGATATTCTGAAGGATTTCCTATTACTGGGTATCTGCTGTTAAGGAACAAGGAGAATTATCATGGCCAAAAAGATAACTGCATGCATAAAGCTTCAGCTTCCAGCCGGGCAGGCGAATCCTTCACCCCCTGTCGGGCCTGCTCTCGGCCAGCACGGCGTCAATATCATGGAGTTTGTCAAGGCTTTTAACGCACGGACCCAGGACCAGGTCGGCATGATCATTCCCGTTGTCATTACCGTATATGCCGACCGTTCATTCAGTTTCGTTCTCAAGACCCCGCCTGCCGCTGTCCTGCTGAAAAAGGCTGCAAAGATTGAAAAGGGTTCCGGGGCCCCGAACAAAGATAAAGTGGGGAAGGTGACGCGCGCCCAGGTCGAGGAGATCGCAAGGCTCAAGATGCCTGATCTGACTGCCGGCAGCCTGGATGCAGCATACCGCACCATAGCGGGAACGGCCCGCAATATGGGCATAGAGATTGTGGATTAGTGGGAGGATGGCAACATGTCGACCCATGGGAAAAAATACCGGGCTTTGAAGACCCAGATCGATACCACCTCAAAATATTCCATCCCGCAGGCTGTCGATCTCGTCCTTGCATGTCAAAGGTGTAAGTTCGTGGAGAGCGTGGACGCTGCCCTCGTTTTGGGGGTTGATCCGCGCAAGGCGGATCAGAATATCCGTGGATCTGTCGTACTCCCTCATGGAACGGGGAAGACTCCTCGCGTTCTTGTTTTTGCAAAGGCCGAAAAACAAAAAGAGGCTGAGGAGGCAGGTGCGGATTACGTTGGCGCCGAGGATTTGATCGAGAAGATCCAGGGTGGATGGCTTGACTTCGATAAGGTTATTGCAACACCTGACATCATGGGGCTAGTCGGTAGAGTTGCGAAGATACTAGGACCTCGCGGGCTTATGCCCAATGCAAAGACAGGATCTGTCACCTTTGACGTATCTAAGGCCGTTCGGGATCTCAAGGGTGGCAAGGTGGATTTTCGGGTCGACAAGGCAGGAGTTATCCATGCACCCATTGGGCGAACGTCTTTTGAAAAAGAAAAGATAGAGGAGAATCTCGTATCGCTTGTGGAAGCCCTTGTCCGTCTGAAGCCTGCGAGCGCCAAGGGGACGTACATTCGGAGTGTCACACTTTCAACGACCATGGGGCCTGGGATAAAGATCGATCCTGCAGCAGTGAAGACACTCGGATCCTGAAGATTTCGATGCCAATTGGCGTCAAAGACAGTAGGTACACCAAGGTGTTTAATGGGGTATGTGCAACTCGCCGTACCCTACCTACCGAGACTGGTGAGCCTCTGCCTTTCGCAGTGAATAACCAACTGCCTACGGCTGAAAGGGGGGATTAGATTGGCATTAAGCAAGGAAAAGAAGGAAGAGAAGGTCGCTGAGCTGAGAAAATTGTTTGAGATGGCACCGCTTGTCATCGTTGTCAGCCACCAGGATCTCAAGGTTTCAGACGCCGACGATTTTCGGCGTGCTCTCAGGGAGCACGGAGCAGTACTGAGGGCGGGCAAGAATACCCTTTTTGCCATTGCAGCCCGTGGAACCTCCAGTGAGGTGCTTACAAGGCATTTCGTTGGTCAAAAGGCCCTTGTTTTTGGGCAGGGCGATCCAGTGGCGATTTCGAAGGTTGTGGTCAATTTCGTCAAGGAACGTGCAGAATTCTTGAAGATCCATGGCGCGGTCCTCAACGGATCGCTCATTGATGCAGAGGGTGTCACGGCCCTATCCCAGTTGCCGAGCCGCGATGTCCTTCTCGCCAAGCTCCTGTCCGTTCTGGTCGCGACGCCCAGGAATCTCGTTGGAGTCCTGAGCGGAATACCGCGTTCATTTTTGTACGTGCTCAAGTCATTAGAACAGCAAAAGTCTCTGTAGTTTCTGTATGATCGAACTCAAAAAAGGGAAAAATATGCCGTTCAAAAAATCAGGATTCAAGATGAGCACTTTCTGATTCATAGGGTATATCGCATGTATATTGAAATGACGTAAGGATGCAGCTTGCAAATCTGTATGACAGTCGATTTGTTATGCCATAGGCTGAAGCCAAGGGTTGATGTCCAAGGAAGGACGCCATGAACAAGGCATGGTTGGGTTTGTCCATCGGCATCAGTAATCAAAAAGAAAATAGACAAGATCTCGAGGAGGTTTTAATTTTGCCATGGCCATTACACGGGAAGATGTGATTGACTTCATATCCAACATGACCGTTCTTGAGCTTTCCCAGCTCGTCAAGGAACTCGAGGACAAATTCGGGGTGACTGCTGCAGCGCCGGTTGCCATAGCTGCCGCTCCGAGTGCTGGAGCAGCTCCTGCTACTGAGGCTCCGGCCGAAGAAAAGACGGAGTTTACGGTCATTCTTACAGAAGTAGGCAGTCAGAAGATTAACGTCATCAAGGAAGTGCGCGCTGTCACCGGATTGGGTCTCAAGGAAGCCAAGGAACTTGTCGAGTCGGCCCCCAAGCCCATCAAGGAATCCGTGTCCAAGGAAGAAGCCCAAAAGATCAAGGAGCAGGTGGAGAAAGCCGGCGCAAAGGTGGAGATCAAATAACCTGCTTTTTTGCTGATCGTCTTAAAACGAGGCTTAACAACCTTGCAAATCCATGACCCGAAACGTTCGACTCGGGGCAGTAGCCCTGCGTCGAACGTTTCGGGATATTTTCATTTTTTGCATCTGTTCATTTGACATAGATCCGTACACCGAGGCTGCCCACTCATGAAAAAAGAAATAGTCTATCCTGTCAGGAAATCATTCGGACGTTCTATTCCTGTCATCGAGCATCCCCATCTCATCGAATTGCAGAAGAGATCGTACGAAAGATTTTTACATGGTGGGGAAAAGGGGGATATATTTGCGGATTCGGGCCTGGCGAAAGCCTTTAAAAGCGTATTTCCCATTGTTGATTTTACAGGGGCTTCTTCCCTCGAGTTCGTCAAATATTCAATCGGGGAGCCCAAGTTTTCTGTTGACGAATGTCTTTCACGCGGAGCGACTTATGAGGCGCCCGTCAAGATCGTCGTTCGTCTCATTTCCTACGACGTTGACAAGGAAAGCGGCATACAGAGCATTCGAGACATCAAGGAACAAGAAATCTATTTTGGAACCATCCCGCTGATGACCTCAACAGGGACTTTTGTCATCAACGGGGCCGAGCGGGTTGTAGTGAGCCAACTTCAGCGTTCTCCCGGGGTCTTTTTTGATCACGACCAAGGGAAAACACATGCGAGTGGAAAGGTCCTTTACAGTGCCCGCATTATACCGGTCAGGGGTTCGTGGCTGGATTTCGAATTCGACGCAAAGGATATCCTTTATGTGAGGATCGATAGGAGGAGAAAGTTTCCCGTCACAATCCTGCTGAAGGCCATCGGAATCGAAAATATTCTGGAAAGTTTTTATCTTTTCGACATATATCAATTTGACGGTCCTCTTCTTTATCGAAGGGCGGATGCGAGGATCCTTGCTGGACAGAAGGCATCCTTCGATATCGTCCATCCCGAGTCGGGCAACGTCCTTGTGAAAAAGGGGAACAAGATTTCCAAGACTGCACTCAAAAAGTTTGAGGAGCTGGGCATTACTCGTATACCTGCCGATCCTGAAGATCTCATAGGCAAGATCACCGCACGCGATCTCGTCGATCCTTCCACCGGGGAGGTCATAATTTCGGAAAACACCCCCCTTTCCGAGGAGGATATCCGGCGCATTCAGGAGCATGGGATCGCGGACATTCCTGTCCTTTTCATCGAGAGTGGAAAGGTGAGTTCATCCATTCGTGACACCCTTGCCCTCGACAAGACCAGGAATCGCGATGAGGCCATTGTCGATATCTACCGGCGGCTTCGTCCCAGCAGTCCCCTCATCCTCGAGGTAGCGGAAAAATACTTCCAGACCCTCTTTTTTAAGCCCGAAACCTACGATCTTTCTGAGGTGGGGCGATACAAGATAAACGAACGCCTTGGTTTGTCCGTTCCGCTCACCGAAACGGTTCTTTCACCCAATGACATTTTTCTGACTGTGAAGGAATTGGTCCGACTTAAGGATGAACGCGGCCCGGTGGATGACATCGATCACTTAGGCAACCGCCGCATTCGTACAGTCGGAGAGCTCATCGAAAATCAGTACCGCATCGGGCTGGTCCGTATGGAAAGGGCCATCAAGGAGCGTATGACCCTCCAGGAGGTCGAGACGCTCATGCCCAACGATCTCGTCAACCCAAAGCCAGTGAGCTCGGTCATCAAGGAGTTTTTTGGCTCGAGTCAGCTTTCCCAGTTCATGGATCAGACCAATCCCCTCTCCGAGATCACTCACAAACGCCGCCTTTCCGCCCTGGGGCCCGGAGGTCTTTCCCGGGAGCGGGCCGGTTTCGAGGTCCGTGATGTCCATCCCACTCATTACGGCAGGATCTGCCCCATTGAGACGCCTGAAGGTCCCAATATCGGACTAATCGTCTCGCTGAGTTCATATGCGCGTGTAAATGACTACGGTTTTATCGAGACTCCCTACCAAATCGTCAAAGATCGCGTGGTCACGGAAGAAGTCCGGTATCTTACCGCCTCCGAGGAGGAAAAAGAGACCATCGCCCCGGCCACTATCGAGAAGGATCCGTCCGGCAGGCTCGTATCCGATTTCGTAGGCGCCCGCAAAAAAGGGGAGTTTCTCATGGTATCAGCGGAGGAGATCACTGCAGTGGACGTTGCGCCGAATCAGATGGTGAGCGTTGCTGCGAGTCTTATTCCGTTCCTTGAAAACGACGACGCCAACCGCGCCCTCATGGGATCGAACATGCAGCGGCAGGCTGTCCCCCTTTTGGTCTCTGATCCCCCCATCGTGGGGACCGGTATGGAGAAGATCGTCGCTAGGGATTCGGGTGTTTCCATCGTGGCAAAAAGGGATGGGTGGATTGAGGACGTGGATGCAACCCGCGTTGTCGTCGGCTACGACGAGGACGAGTCTATGGACCTCCCCGTGGAGGTCGAGATCCACAAACTGACCAAATATCGCAAGTCAAACCAGATGACAACACTCAACCAGAAGCCCGTGGTCATCCCCGGCCAAAGGGTTCGGAAAGGGGATATCTTAGTCGACGGTCCGTCAACTCATCAGGGTGAACTGGCCCTCGGAAAGAATGTCCTCGTGGCCTTCATGCCGTGGCGCGGTTACAACTTCGAGGACGCCATCATCGTCAGCGAACGAATCGTCAAGGAAGATATCTTCACATCCGTCCATATCGAGGAATTCGAGGTGGATGCCAGGGATACCAAGCTCGGCCGGGAAGAGATTACCCGGGATATCCCGAACGTGGGGGAAGATGCCCTCAAAAATCTGGATGACAGCGGCATCATCCGGCTCGGGGCCGAGGTGAAGCCAGGAGATATACTCGTGGGAAAGGTCACGCCAAAGGGTGAGACCATACTCTCTCCCGAGGAGAAGCTCTTGCGGGCGATTTTTGGAGAAAAGGCAAGCGATGTGAAGGACACCTCTCTTCGGGTCCCGCCGGGTATTGAGGGCGTGGTCATGGACGTCAAGATCTTCACCAGGAAGGGCATTGAAAAGGATGCGCGCGCCCAGGCCATCGAGGATCTTGAGCTTGCCCGAATACAGAAGGACATGGCCGACGAACTCAATGTCATCAGACGAAGTGCGGTCGGCAAGCTCGCCCACCATCTCAAGGGCAAAAGGGTCGCGATTCCCGTAAAGGACAGCAGGGACAGGGTCCTTCTCGATGTCGGCGAGGACATAACGTTTGAACGCCTCATGAAGATCCCCATGCATCGGTTTCGGGACCTCATACTCGAGGGGGGGAGAAAGATCGATCCAGCCGTAGCAGATGTCATTGACTGGTACGAGCGTGAAGACGAAAGGATTCGTTCCGCCTTTGAGGCAAAGATCGAGAGACTAAAGAAGGGAGATGAACTGCCCCCTGGGGTCGTCAAGATCGTTCGTGTCTATATCGCCATGAAAAGGAAGCTTTCCGTCGGGGACAAGATGGCGGGTAGGCATGGTAACAAGGGCGTGGTTTCCAAGATTGTACCCATTGAGGACATGCCCTATTTCGCAGATGGGACCCCGGTCGACATCATTTTGAATCCCTTGGGTGTGCCGTCCCGTATGAACGTCGGCCAGATTCTCGAGGTCCATTTGGGGTGGGCAGCGCGGAAACTCGGAGAGCAGATTGCAGAACTTGCCAGAAAGGCAGATCTCGAGGGTGTCCGAAAGAGGCTTGCGGAGATCTACAGCCCGTCCGAGGTAGAAGGGCTTCTCGCTGGAAAGGACGAGGCTTGGATCCGGGACCTCGCCTATTCTCTTGAACGGGGTGTGCCGGTCGCAACACCTGTCTTCGACGGGGTCTCCGAGGAGACCGTGCGAAGGCTCCTCGTTGCGGCAGGGCAGTCCGAACTCGGGCAGGTCACCCTATACGACGGACGGACAGGTGAGCCGTTTGCAAGTCCGGTCACGGTCGGAGTCATGTACATGCTCAAACTGCATCACCTTGTAGACGACAAGATCCATGCCCGCTCTACAGGTCCCTATTCCCTTGTGACACAGCAGCCCCTTGGCGGAAAGGCCCAGTTCGGAGGGCAGCGCCTCGGGGAGATGGAGGTCTGGGCTATGGAGGCCTACGGGGCTGCGTTCGCCCTCCAGGAGTTTTTGACCGTCAAGTCGGACGACGTAGCCGGGAGGTCTCGCATGTACGAGCGCATAGTCAAGGGCAACAACTTCCTCGAGGCAGGGCTTCCTGAATCTTTCAACGTGCTCGTGAAGGAATTGCAGGGGCTCTGCATGGATATGGATCTGATCGAATAGACGAGCTGTGTGTTTCGGCCGTCTTTATCGTGTCGAATCGTCGCCAGTCACGGTAAACGCGGGAAGGAAGATACCCGCATGCCCAAAAGCCTAAAGAGGTCAAAGAGACGCCATGGAAGATCTTTTTTCCTTTTTCACCAAACCGAAGGACCCCCTGAGCTTTAAAGCCGTCAAGATCTCCCTTTCATCGCCGGAAAAGATCCTCGAACGGTCCCATGGGGAGGTCAAGCAGCCTGAGACCATCAATTACCGGACCTTCAAACCTGAGCGCGATGGTCTTTTCTGCGCCAAGATTTTTGGACCAGTCAAGGACTACGAATGTCTCTGTGGGAAGTATAAGCGAATGAAGCACAGAGGCGTCGTGTGTGAAAAATGTGGCGTAGAGGTCATCCAGGCCAAGGCCCGCAGGGAACGGATGGGGCACATCACGCTTGCAGCTCCTGTGGCCCACATCTGGCTTCTGAAGAGCCTCCCGAGCAAGATCGGCTCTCTCCTCGATCTGAGCCTGAAGGAGCTCGAACGGGTCCTCTACTTCGAATCCTACATCGTACTTTCGTCCAATATCCCGGAGCTTCGGGCAGGCACCATCCTGAACGACGAGTCATACAATCGTTTTCGGGAGCAGTTCGGAGGGCGTTTCGAGGTGGGCATAGGCGCCGAAGCAATCCATAAACTCTTGGCCGGACTGGATCTCCATGCCCTCTCGAACGGGCTTCGGGAGGAGATGGGAAAGACCAAGTCCGAGGCGAAGCGCAAGAAATTGGGCAAGCAGCTGAGGATCGTGGAGGCGTTTAAGGATTCCGGGAACCGTCCCGAATGGATGATCCTGAACGTCATCCCGGTCCTTCCGCCGGATCTCCGTCCACTTGTGCCCCTGGACGGGGGGCGTTTCGCCACCTCCGACCTCAATGATCTCTACCGGAGGGTGATCAACCGGAACAACCGTCTCAAACGTCTTCAGGAGCTTGACGCGCCTGATATCATCATCCGGAACGAAAAACGCATGCTCCAGGAGGCGGTTGACGTCCTTTTCGACAACGGAAGGCGAGGGAGGGCGGTGACCGGTCCCAACAAGCGCCCCCTCAAGTCCCTCTCCGACATGCTCAAGGGCAAGCAGGGACGTTTCCGCCAGAACCTTCTCGGGAAACGGGTGGACTATTCGGGCCGCTCGGTCATCGTGGTAGGGCCGGAGCTCAAACTCCACCAGTGCGGTCTTCCCAAACGCATGGCCATAGAACTCTTCAAGCCCTTCATCTATCAGAAGCTTGAGGAAAAAGGGCTTGTAACCACGATAAAGAGTGCGAAGAAGATGGTCGAGCGGGAGGTGTCAGAGGTCTGGGACGCCCTGGATGAGGTCGTTCGTGAGTATCCCGTGATGCTCAACCGCGCCCCGACCCTCCACCGGCTCGGCATCCAGGCCTTCGAGCCCATCCTTGTCGAAGGGAAGGCCATTCAGCTTCATCCACTGGTCTGTTCCGCCTACAACGCCGACTTCGACGGCGACCAGATGGCCGTCCATGTGCCCCTCTCCTTCGAGGCCCAGACCGAGGCCAGGGTCCTCATGATGTCCACTAACAACATCCTTTCCCCTGCCCATGGCGATCCCATCATTGTCGCGAGCCAGGATATCGTCCTCGGGATCTATTTCATGACTCGGGAGCGACCTGTCGTTCCAGGTGAGGGCAATGTCTACTCCTCCCGTAACGAGGTCAGACAGGCCTTTGACGCAGGGGCCGTCCACCTCCAAGCCAGGATTCGTGTCCGCATGGACGGCAAGATGGTCGAGACCACGGTCGGCCGGGTCATTCTGTCCGAGATCCTTCCTCCCGAGGTCCCTTTCGAACACATCAACAAGACCATGCGCAAGAAGGATATCGCCAAACTCATAGACACGAGCTATCGCCTTGCCGGGGCCAAAAGCACTGTTATCCTTGCGGATCGTCTCAAGAACATGGGCTATGAGTTTGCTACGCGGGCTGGGATCTCCATCTGCATCAACGATATGGTCGTTCCTGTCGCCAAGGAAGAGATCATCTCTGCGGCCAAGGAGAAAGTCGCCTCGGTGACGCATCAGTACGCTGAAGGCCTCATAACGGATGGAGAAAGGTACAACAAGATCGTCGACATCTGGACCCGGGCCACAGACGAGGTTGCCCGCAAGATGATGGACGAGATCGGCGTTGAGTATCACCGAACTCCTCAGGGAGAGGTGGTTTCAAGCCCGAGTTTCAACCCGATCTTCGTCATGGCGGATTCAGGCGCACGCGGAAGCAAAGACCAGATCAAGCAGCTCGCCGGAATGCGAGGCCTCATGGCAAAGCCCTCGGGGGAGATCATCGAGACCCCCATCATATCCAATTTCCGCGAAGGCCTCGACGTACTCGAATACTTCATTTCTACCCACGGAGCCCGCAAAGGCCTGGCGGATACGGCCTTGAAGACCGCCAATTCCGGTTATCTCACCCGCAGGCTCGTGGACGTGGCCCAGGACATGACCATCTACGAGGAAGATTGCGGCACCATCGACGGGATCGAGATGGAGCACCTCATCGAAGGTGGCGAGATCATTCAGCGTGTCGGGGATCGCGTCCTCGGCAGGGTGGCCCTTCACGATATCGTGGATCCCATCACAGGGGAGGTGCTCGTCCGCGCAAACGAGGAGATCACAGAGGCTGGGGTCCGAAAGATCGAGGATGCAGGTCTTTCTCGTGTGGTGATCCGTTCCGTTCTCACTTGCCGCTCTCCTTTTGGCGTCTGTTCCCGATGTTATGGGCGCGATCTCGCCAGGGGGAAAATGGTGGTTCCGGGCGAGGCCGTCGGGATCATCGCCGCAGAGTCCATAGGAGAGCCGGGCACCCAGCTTACCATGCGGACCTTCCATATCGGAGGTACTGCGGCTGGCAAGATGGAGCAGGCGGAGATCCGGTCCCGCGGGGCCGGCATCGTGCGGTTTCATTCCCTTCATACCGTTCTGAACCCTCGCGGGCGGCTCGCCGTCCTCAACCGTAACGGCGAGATCGTGATCGCCACCCCTGACGGGAGAGAGAAGGAAAGGTATCCGGTCATTTACGGGGCGGAGCTTTTGGTGACTGAAGGACAGGAGATCGGGGCAGGAGAGAAACTCGCCGAATGGGATCCATTTACCATCCCTATCCTTACGGAGGTGGGCGGGCGGATCAAGTTCGGGGATCTCATTGACGGCGTCACCATGCAGGAAAAGGTGGATCCGGTGACCGGGAAATCGAGCTTGGTCGTCATCCAGTTCCGCGGTGCCGAATACACCCCCCGCATCTCCATCAAGGATGACCGGGGACGTACTGCCAAACTCACGGGTGAACGTGGAGAGGCTCGCTATCAGATGCCTGTCGGTGCGATCATCATGGTGACCGATGGCGCCGAGGTCCAGGCAGGGGCCATACTTGCCAAGATTCCACGGGAGACCATGAAGACGAAGGACATCACAGGTGGTCTTCCCCGTGTGGCTGAGCTTTTCGAGGTGAGAAAACCCAAGGACCATGCCATCATCTCCGAGATCGACGGGACGGTCTCCTTCGGGAAGGAGCTCAAGGGAAAGCGACGGGTGGTCGTCACCCCTGAATTCGGCGAGCCCAAGGAGTATCTCGTCGCCCGGGGCAAGCACCTCAATGTCCGCGAAGGCGATTACATCCGTGCCGGAGAGGCCCTCATGGACGGTGCCATCAACCCTCATGATCTTTTGCGGGTCAAAGGGATCAAGGAACTCGCCCGCTATCTCGTAGACGAGATCCAGGAGGTCTACCGTCTTCAGGGCGTCAAGATCAACGACAAGCACATCGAGGTGATCGTCCGGCAGATGATGAAAAAGGTGAAGATCACGAGTGTGGGGGATACATCCTTCATGCTCGGCGAGCAGGTGGAACGCCAGAGGTTCGAGGAAGAAAACGAGCTCGTCATGGGCAAGGGAGGCGTGCCGGCAAGTGCTGAGCCCATACTTCTCGGCATCACGCGCGCATCCCTCACCACGGACAGCTTCATTTCAGCTGCGTCCTTCCAGGAGACCACCAAGGTCCTTACGGACGCCGCCATTGCCGGAAAGATCGATCATCTCCGGGGCCTCAAGGAAAACGTCATCATGGGACGTCTGATCCCTGCAGGCTCAGGGCGCGCCTATTATGAGGGAAAAGAAAAGAGAAAGGCGAGCGCATGAACGGATTCGATTATATGGGAGTCAGGATCCCGCCGGAGGTCCAGGAGATTTTCGTCCGGCTCCAGACCCGCTACGAGATCGAATTCGAGCCCATCGTCATTCGGGATCGCCGTTTTCGGTTCATGACGCTCAAGAACATCGAGCCACTCATCGCTGGAAAGGATCTCTTTGCCGAATCCCTCGAGTTCCCATTTTGGGTGAAGATCTGGGAATCATCTACCGTTCTCGCGGATTTTCTCGCCCGCATGGAACCAGTTTCCGAAAGGCGCATCCTCGAGATAGGGGCCGGGCTCGGTGTCTGCGGCATCGTTGCGGCCGCCTTTGGGCACCGGGCGGTCATCACCGACTACGAAGAGGAGATCCTGGATTTTGCGCGGGTCTCCGCTGCGGTCAACGGGTGCGGAGGCATCCTATGTCAGAAGCTCGACTGGTTGCACCCGGCGGACATAGGAAAGTTCGAGATGATCGTCGGCTCCGAGGTCCTCTTCCATCCCAGTTTTTTCGAGCCCATCCTCCATGTCTTCAGGACCTGTCTTGCTCCTGGAGGGACCATCTATCTGGCCCACGATGTACGGCGAAAGAGTCTCGCCGGTTTCCTTCCCCTCTGCGAGCGGGAGTATGACATCGCTGTGCAGAGACGTAAACTCAGCTCCGGAGACGAGACCTACGACATCCTCCTGACCCGGCTTGTTCCGAAAGATGGCCCAAGGGCCTCCTGACGTGGGCACGGAAAGCGAATACGC includes these proteins:
- the rpoB gene encoding DNA-directed RNA polymerase subunit beta, with amino-acid sequence MKKEIVYPVRKSFGRSIPVIEHPHLIELQKRSYERFLHGGEKGDIFADSGLAKAFKSVFPIVDFTGASSLEFVKYSIGEPKFSVDECLSRGATYEAPVKIVVRLISYDVDKESGIQSIRDIKEQEIYFGTIPLMTSTGTFVINGAERVVVSQLQRSPGVFFDHDQGKTHASGKVLYSARIIPVRGSWLDFEFDAKDILYVRIDRRRKFPVTILLKAIGIENILESFYLFDIYQFDGPLLYRRADARILAGQKASFDIVHPESGNVLVKKGNKISKTALKKFEELGITRIPADPEDLIGKITARDLVDPSTGEVIISENTPLSEEDIRRIQEHGIADIPVLFIESGKVSSSIRDTLALDKTRNRDEAIVDIYRRLRPSSPLILEVAEKYFQTLFFKPETYDLSEVGRYKINERLGLSVPLTETVLSPNDIFLTVKELVRLKDERGPVDDIDHLGNRRIRTVGELIENQYRIGLVRMERAIKERMTLQEVETLMPNDLVNPKPVSSVIKEFFGSSQLSQFMDQTNPLSEITHKRRLSALGPGGLSRERAGFEVRDVHPTHYGRICPIETPEGPNIGLIVSLSSYARVNDYGFIETPYQIVKDRVVTEEVRYLTASEEEKETIAPATIEKDPSGRLVSDFVGARKKGEFLMVSAEEITAVDVAPNQMVSVAASLIPFLENDDANRALMGSNMQRQAVPLLVSDPPIVGTGMEKIVARDSGVSIVAKRDGWIEDVDATRVVVGYDEDESMDLPVEVEIHKLTKYRKSNQMTTLNQKPVVIPGQRVRKGDILVDGPSTHQGELALGKNVLVAFMPWRGYNFEDAIIVSERIVKEDIFTSVHIEEFEVDARDTKLGREEITRDIPNVGEDALKNLDDSGIIRLGAEVKPGDILVGKVTPKGETILSPEEKLLRAIFGEKASDVKDTSLRVPPGIEGVVMDVKIFTRKGIEKDARAQAIEDLELARIQKDMADELNVIRRSAVGKLAHHLKGKRVAIPVKDSRDRVLLDVGEDITFERLMKIPMHRFRDLILEGGRKIDPAVADVIDWYEREDERIRSAFEAKIERLKKGDELPPGVVKIVRVYIAMKRKLSVGDKMAGRHGNKGVVSKIVPIEDMPYFADGTPVDIILNPLGVPSRMNVGQILEVHLGWAARKLGEQIAELARKADLEGVRKRLAEIYSPSEVEGLLAGKDEAWIRDLAYSLERGVPVATPVFDGVSEETVRRLLVAAGQSELGQVTLYDGRTGEPFASPVTVGVMYMLKLHHLVDDKIHARSTGPYSLVTQQPLGGKAQFGGQRLGEMEVWAMEAYGAAFALQEFLTVKSDDVAGRSRMYERIVKGNNFLEAGLPESFNVLVKELQGLCMDMDLIE